A region of Pleionea litopenaei DNA encodes the following proteins:
- a CDS encoding adenylate/guanylate cyclase domain-containing protein gives MLFSRGKKRTILFADVSGSSALYKAEGNEKAKSIIDEIIKMLIHHTGKYRGRVVKTIGDEIMSSFDKCEDACRAAIEMQQASDSFDHHYTLGIRIGIGYGKTIEEGEDLFGEAVNDAAFVTGIAKSSQILLTDSVITQLPERLKQSTQVFDQVAIKGATDHSKIHRLFWKPQSGGFSETQVFSAQDVSAHLDDNTLTLIMGDKSYQVEANGQPFIIGRHQQQVSLYIDSEMVSRDHCHIVYRRGKFVLIDHSTNGTYIQPEDAQEIYLRREELPLLGSGSISLGISHSASNAPVIRFES, from the coding sequence ATGCTTTTCTCGAGAGGTAAAAAGCGGACTATTTTATTTGCTGATGTTTCCGGCAGTTCAGCCTTATATAAGGCCGAAGGAAACGAGAAAGCCAAGTCGATTATTGATGAAATTATTAAAATGCTCATTCATCATACCGGCAAATACCGAGGTCGCGTGGTCAAGACCATCGGCGATGAAATCATGAGTAGCTTCGACAAATGTGAAGATGCCTGTCGAGCCGCAATAGAAATGCAACAAGCTTCAGACTCTTTTGACCACCATTACACTCTCGGCATTCGCATTGGAATTGGCTATGGTAAAACCATCGAAGAAGGAGAAGATTTATTCGGAGAAGCAGTTAATGATGCTGCCTTCGTCACTGGTATAGCGAAAAGTTCCCAAATTCTGTTAACCGACTCGGTTATTACTCAATTACCCGAACGCTTGAAACAATCGACGCAAGTATTCGATCAGGTGGCGATAAAGGGAGCCACTGATCATTCCAAAATACATCGCTTGTTCTGGAAACCTCAATCAGGGGGATTTTCTGAAACGCAGGTTTTTTCGGCTCAAGACGTTTCTGCCCATTTAGATGATAATACGCTAACCTTAATCATGGGGGATAAAAGCTATCAAGTTGAGGCGAATGGCCAACCATTTATTATTGGTCGCCATCAACAGCAAGTCTCTTTGTATATAGATAGTGAGATGGTTTCTCGAGATCATTGCCACATAGTCTACCGGCGAGGGAAATTCGTATTGATCGATCACAGTACCAACGGAACCTACATTCAACCAGAAGATGCGCAAGAAATTTATCTGCGACGTGAAGAGTTGCCGCTGTTGGGTAGCGGAAGTATTAGTTTGGGAATATCACATTCTGCAAGCAATGCACCTGTCATTCGTTTTGAAAGCTAG
- a CDS encoding ParA family protein, with amino-acid sequence MRSLGIWSPKGGVGKTTLALNLAACAYDRGMKVILCDLDPQLSAVDVFNDKQLPFTVLKGQPSITPHADLIIYDLPPRTDVDIIGDTILIPMRASVLDIRAVNKSIRHVLHKRIIKCVNAVDVRRQDERLLAMRLYSEGALLIKDRSIYSRAISMGKTVFNTDVYGASEARTEIKRLLDKIENPTSPTNPSR; translated from the coding sequence ATGAGAAGTCTTGGGATTTGGTCACCTAAAGGAGGAGTAGGCAAAACCACCTTAGCGCTCAACTTAGCGGCCTGTGCTTATGATCGCGGGATGAAAGTTATTTTGTGCGATCTCGATCCTCAGCTATCAGCCGTCGATGTTTTTAATGATAAGCAGCTTCCATTTACTGTTTTGAAAGGCCAGCCAAGCATTACTCCTCATGCCGACCTTATTATTTATGATTTACCCCCTCGCACAGATGTAGATATTATTGGCGATACAATATTAATTCCGATGAGAGCCAGTGTTCTTGATATAAGAGCGGTTAATAAGTCGATTCGCCATGTTTTGCACAAGCGGATTATTAAATGTGTGAATGCAGTGGATGTTCGTCGACAAGATGAACGGTTACTGGCGATGCGTTTGTATTCTGAAGGCGCGTTACTTATTAAAGATCGAAGCATCTATTCTCGAGCAATATCCATGGGCAAAACTGTTTTTAATACCGATGTTTATGGCGCGAGTGAGGCGCGAACCGAAATAAAACGCCTCCTCGATAAAATCGAAAACCCGACTAGCCCGACCAATCCCAGCCGTTAA
- the groES gene encoding co-chaperone GroES: MSIRPLHDRVIVRRLEDETTSAGGIVIPDNAKEKPSRGEIIAVGSGKPLDNGDVRALAVKAGDKVLFGKFAGTEVKVDGEELLVMREDDIMAVVE, from the coding sequence ATGAGCATTCGTCCATTACATGACCGAGTGATTGTTCGTCGTTTAGAAGATGAAACGACTTCTGCTGGGGGAATTGTTATTCCTGATAACGCTAAAGAAAAGCCTAGCCGTGGCGAGATTATCGCTGTGGGTAGTGGTAAACCTTTAGACAATGGTGATGTTCGTGCCCTAGCCGTCAAAGCGGGTGACAAAGTGTTATTCGGAAAGTTTGCCGGAACTGAAGTGAAAGTTGATGGCGAAGAATTATTAGTAATGCGTGAAGACGACATTATGGCTGTGGTTGAATAA
- the groL gene encoding chaperonin GroEL (60 kDa chaperone family; promotes refolding of misfolded polypeptides especially under stressful conditions; forms two stacked rings of heptamers to form a barrel-shaped 14mer; ends can be capped by GroES; misfolded proteins enter the barrel where they are refolded when GroES binds), with protein MSAKEVLFGDDARSRMVEGVNILANAVKTTLGPKGRNVVLDKAFGAPTVTKDGVSVAKEIELEGKFENMGAQMVKEVASQTSDVAGDGTTTATVLAQAILNEGLKSVAAGMNPMDLKRGIDKAVRAAVEELKALSKECKDEKSWAQVAAISANSDQDIGDIIAKAMQKVGGQDGVITVEEGSGLENELDIVEGMQFDRGYLSPYFINDQDSMSVELDSPYILLFDKKISNIRDLLPILENVAKSGKPLLIVAEDVEGEALATLVVNNMRGIVKVAAVKAPGFGDRRKAMLEDIAVLTGGTVVSEEVGLSLEGATLDDLGTAKKVSITKENTTIIDGAGDKAAIDGRVNQIRKQIEETSSDYDREKLQERVAKLAGGVAVIKVGAATEVEMKEKKDRVDDALHATRAAFEEGVVPGGGVALVRVAAKIAELRGDNDDQNAGIHIALRAMNAPLRQISTNAGDEASVILDQVAKGEGNYGYNAATSEYGDMIEMGILDPTKVTRSALQHAASVAGLMITTEAMVAELPKKDAPAGPDMGGMGGMGGMGGMM; from the coding sequence ATGTCTGCGAAAGAAGTTCTTTTTGGAGATGACGCTCGTTCAAGAATGGTTGAAGGCGTTAATATCTTAGCAAACGCGGTAAAAACCACATTAGGTCCTAAAGGACGCAACGTGGTTTTAGATAAAGCTTTTGGTGCACCTACCGTTACTAAAGATGGTGTTTCAGTTGCGAAAGAAATTGAACTTGAAGGCAAGTTCGAAAATATGGGCGCGCAAATGGTAAAAGAAGTTGCTTCTCAAACTTCTGATGTTGCTGGTGACGGAACGACCACGGCAACTGTATTAGCGCAAGCCATTTTGAATGAAGGCCTTAAATCAGTTGCAGCGGGTATGAACCCAATGGATCTCAAGCGTGGTATCGATAAAGCAGTACGCGCAGCGGTTGAAGAACTCAAAGCACTATCAAAAGAGTGTAAAGATGAAAAATCTTGGGCTCAGGTAGCGGCTATTTCTGCGAACTCAGATCAAGACATCGGCGACATTATTGCCAAAGCGATGCAAAAAGTTGGCGGACAAGACGGTGTTATTACGGTTGAAGAAGGTTCTGGTTTAGAGAATGAACTGGATATCGTTGAAGGTATGCAGTTTGATCGCGGTTACTTGTCTCCTTACTTCATCAATGATCAAGACAGCATGTCAGTCGAGTTGGATAGTCCTTATATCTTGTTGTTTGATAAAAAGATTTCAAACATCCGTGACTTGCTACCGATTCTCGAGAATGTGGCTAAGTCAGGCAAGCCATTATTGATCGTTGCTGAAGATGTAGAAGGCGAAGCCTTAGCAACTTTAGTGGTTAACAATATGCGCGGTATCGTGAAAGTTGCAGCGGTTAAAGCACCTGGTTTTGGTGATCGTCGTAAAGCCATGCTAGAAGATATCGCTGTATTGACTGGTGGAACCGTTGTCTCTGAAGAAGTGGGTCTTTCTCTAGAAGGGGCTACTTTAGATGATTTAGGTACTGCTAAGAAAGTATCCATCACTAAAGAAAACACCACCATTATCGATGGTGCTGGCGATAAAGCCGCTATTGATGGTCGTGTTAATCAAATTCGTAAGCAAATTGAAGAAACCTCTTCAGATTACGATCGCGAAAAGCTTCAAGAGCGCGTTGCTAAGTTAGCAGGCGGTGTAGCTGTCATTAAAGTTGGTGCAGCGACCGAAGTTGAAATGAAAGAAAAGAAAGATCGTGTTGATGATGCACTACATGCGACCCGTGCAGCCTTCGAAGAAGGCGTTGTTCCTGGCGGTGGTGTAGCATTGGTTCGTGTTGCAGCGAAAATTGCAGAATTACGCGGTGACAATGATGACCAAAACGCGGGTATTCATATTGCACTACGAGCAATGAACGCGCCGTTACGTCAGATCTCTACCAATGCTGGTGATGAAGCATCGGTCATTCTTGATCAAGTGGCTAAAGGCGAAGGTAACTACGGTTACAATGCGGCAACCAGTGAATACGGTGACATGATTGAAATGGGTATTTTAGACCCGACTAAAGTAACTCGCTCAGCGTTGCAACATGCTGCGTCAGTTGCCGGTCTGATGATCACTACTGAAGCGATGGTTGCGGAACTTCCTAAGAAAGATGCACCTGCAGGTCCTGATATGGGCGGCATGGGTGGTATGGGCGGCATGGGCGGAATGATGTAA
- a CDS encoding FxsA family protein produces MPWLPVIFVVLPFTELMILLKIGAEWGVLPTLGLIIVTATIGYQLFRHQGMSTWQRVNQKVAQGEMPTSDMTEGVLILMAGVLMITPGLITDTIGLLCLLPFTRRPLLKLLGKRLMAKVTVYSSATSQTTEDPYRSNSGKVFDGEAHEVKEAPSENTRQLDRD; encoded by the coding sequence ATGCCATGGTTGCCAGTGATTTTTGTCGTACTTCCGTTCACCGAGCTCATGATATTACTAAAAATAGGTGCTGAATGGGGTGTATTGCCCACTTTGGGGTTAATTATCGTTACCGCGACCATTGGTTACCAATTATTTCGGCATCAAGGAATGAGCACCTGGCAACGGGTCAATCAAAAAGTAGCGCAAGGTGAAATGCCAACCTCCGATATGACTGAAGGGGTGCTTATTCTCATGGCGGGAGTGCTGATGATCACGCCTGGGTTGATCACCGATACGATTGGTTTGCTTTGCCTCTTACCGTTTACCCGAAGACCCTTGCTAAAGCTTTTGGGTAAAAGGCTTATGGCGAAAGTGACTGTTTACTCATCGGCAACCAGCCAGACCACAGAAGATCCTTATCGTTCTAATTCGGGCAAGGTTTTTGACGGAGAAGCTCACGAGGTAAAGGAAGCACCCTCCGAAAATACCCGTCAACTTGACCGAGATTAA